In the genome of Planctomycetota bacterium, the window AGTGGCGCGCGCTCGAGCGGATCACCTCCGGCAAGGGCCGCGTCTCCGAGCCGCTCATGGCCTTGACGTCCAGATGCAGCTTGAAGCGCGGGTGGCCGATCGCCTCCACGAGCTCGACCCCGTCGGCGGCCGTGGTGATGAAGTTCGTCTCGCGCGGCGTGAGCGGCTCAATGGCGATCGTCACCCCGCAGCGCTCCGCTTCCGGAAGCGCATATTCGAACACCTCCCGCGCGTAGGCGAAGGCGCGCTCCCGCGTGACCCCGGGCAGAAGGTTGCGCTGTTTCGGAGACCCCACGACCATCACGCGTCCTCCGAGGTCCGCGCAGAACCGCGCCAGCTCCACGAAGTACTCGGCCGTCCGGCGCCGCACCGCGTCGTCGGGCGTCGTGATGTAGAGCCCCGGGGGCTTCACCAGAAGCCAGTGGAGCCCCACGACGGGCACCCCCGCCGCCTGGGCGGCGCGCCGCAGGTCCCGGCGCCGCTGCGGCCCCACCTCCGTGACGCTTTCGGCCAGCGTGAACGGCGCAACCTCGACTCCGTCGTACCCCAGCCGGGCCACGCAGTCGAGCATGCGCTCCCATTCCCAATCCGTGA includes:
- a CDS encoding sugar phosphate isomerase/epimerase family protein, whose amino-acid sequence is MKYAICNETFTDWEWERMLDCVARLGYDGVEVAPFTLAESVTEVGPQRRRDLRRAAQAAGVPVVGLHWLLVKPPGLYITTPDDAVRRRTAEYFVELARFCADLGGRVMVVGSPKQRNLLPGVTRERAFAYAREVFEYALPEAERCGVTIAIEPLTPRETNFITTAADGVELVEAIGHPRFKLHLDVKAMSGSETRPLPEVIRSSARHLAHFHANDPNLLGPGMGEVDHRPILRALRDAGYGGYVSVEVFDYRPGAETIARQSIHYLRQAEALA